One region of Tachysurus vachellii isolate PV-2020 chromosome 11, HZAU_Pvac_v1, whole genome shotgun sequence genomic DNA includes:
- the LOC132853520 gene encoding carnitine O-palmitoyltransferase 2, mitochondrial-like → MAYLLSCQLKTTLKPLTFRTAFVWCANHRPYSSRYEGSEYLHKSIVPTMHYQKSLPRLPVPKLEDTIQRYLAAQKPLLNPEQYSKTEKLAREFQNGVGKELHEELVALDKMNKHTSYISAPWFDMYLSARESVVLNFNPFMSFNPDPKPEYNDQLVRSANMVCSAVRFMKTLRAGLLEPEVFHLNPSKSNTDTFKKFIRWVPSSISWFGAYMVNAYPLDMSQYFRLFNSTRIPKPKRDELFTDQKGRHVLVMRRGNMYIFDALDKDGNMVKPAEILSHLKYILADATPAAAFPLGVLTSENRDIWAGLREKLLQAGNGEALGLVDNALFCMCLDEKEMHDHIQISHNMLHGDGCNRWYDKSFSIILTKDGQAAINFEHSWGDGVAVLRFQNEVFKDTTETPLISPGTQPAAVDSASAVRRLEFKLNPELEQGIRKAKQNFQDAVSKLIIDAMEFKQGGKEQLKKKQLSPDAIAQLAFQMGFLRQYGQTVATYESCSTAAFKHGRTETIRPASIHTQRCAQAFVQQPGQQSVEQLTGLLHACSKYHGQLTKEAAMGQGFDRHLFALRYLANSKGMPMPSLYQDPAYAAINHNILSTSTLTSPAVNLGGFAPVVPDGFGVGYGVHDDWIGCNVSSYPARNVHEFLRCVHKSLEDIFTVLEGKPIKSN, encoded by the exons ATGGCATATCTTCTCTCTTGTCAACTAAAGACAACACTGAAGCCTTTGACATTCAGGACTGCTTTTGTATGGTGTGCAAATCATCGACCATACAGCAGTAGATATGAAGGATCTGAATATTTGCACAAAAGTATTGTTCCTACTATGCACTACCAGAAAAGTTTACCGAG ATTGCCAGTTCCAAAGTTGGAGGACACGATACAGAGATATTTGGCAGCCCAGAAGCCCCTATTAAACCCGGAACAGTACAG TAAAACAGAGAAACTGGCTCGTGAATTCCAGAATGGTGTTGGCAAGGAGCTACACGAGGAGCTTGTGGCTCTGGACAAAATGAACAAGCACACCAGCTATATTTCAG ctCCATGGTTTGACATGTACCTCTCAGCCCGTGAATCTGTGGTCTTGAACTTTAATCCTTTCATGTCATTCAACCCTGACCCCAAACCTGAGTATAATGACCAGCTTGTTCGGTCTGCTAACATGGTGTGTTCTGCGGTTCGGTTTATGAAGACCCTGCGTGCCGGCCTCCTTGAACCAGAGGTGTTTCACTTAAACCCCTCAAAGAGCAACACTGATACTTTTAAGAAGTTCATTCGATGGGTGCCGTCCTCCATCTCGTGGTTTGGAGCCTACATGGTGAATGCCTATCCGCTGGATATGTCTCAGTACTTCCGTCTCTTCAATTCTACACGGATCCCCAAACCCAAGCGGGATGAGCTATTTACTGACCAGAAAGGTCGCCATGTGCTTGTCATGAGAAGaggaaatatgtatatatttgatGCGCTGGATAAGGATGGTAATATGGTGAAACCAGCAGAAATCCTGTCACACCTCAAATACATTCTTGCAGACGCAACACCAGCTGCTGCTTTTCCTCTAGGTGTTCTGACGAGCGAGAACAGGGACATTTGGGCTGGACTAAGGGAAAAGCTTCTACAGGCAGGGAATGGCGAGGCTCTGGGTTTAGTGGATAATGCTCTGTTCTGCATGTGTCTTGATGAGAAGGAAATGCATGATCATATACAGATCTCCCACAATATGCTTCATGGGGACGGCTGTAACCGATGGTATGACAAGTCTTTTAGTATCATTTTAACCAAAGATGGACAAGCAGCCATCAATTTTGAGCACTCTTGGGGTGATGGTGTGGCTGTCCTACGTTTCCAAAATGAAGTCTTCAAAGACACCACAGAGACTCCACTGATCAGTCCTGGCACACAACCTGCTGCTGTAGATTCAGCTTCTGCTGTGCGGAGGCTAGAATTCAAGCTAAACCCTGAACTGGAGCAAGGAATAAGAAAAGCCAAACAGAACTTCCAGGATGCTGTCTCAAAGCTAATTATTGATGCTATGGAGTTTAAGCAAGGGGGAAAAGAGCAGCTGAAGAAGAAGCAGCTCAGCCCTGATGCCATTGCACAACTGGCTTTTCAGATGGGATTCCTGCGGCAGTACGGGCAGACCGTAGCTACTTACGAGTCCTGCAGTACGGCAGCCTTCAAACATGGCCGCACAGAGACCATCCGGCCTgccagtatacacacacagcgcTGTGCCCAAGCCTTTGTTCAACAGCCTGGTCAGCAGAGTGTGGAGCAGCTCACAGGTCTACTGCATGCCTGCTCCAAATACCATGGGCAGCTCACAAAGGAGGCAGCCATGG GACAAGGTTTTGACCGGCATCTTTTTGCCTTACGCTACCTGGCAAATTCTAAAGGAATGCCTATGCCAAGTCTGTACCAGGACCCAGCTTATGCGGCCATAAATCACAACATCCTGTCCACCAGCACACTCACTAGCCCCGCTGTCAATTTAGGTGGCTTTGCCCCAGTGGTCCCAGACGGTTTTGGAGTGGGCTACGGTGTCCATGATGACTGGATCGGTTGCAATGTTTCCAGctaccctgccaggaatgtccATGAATTTCTCAGATGTGTTCACAAGTCTCTGGAGGACATTTTTACTGTTCTTGAAGGAAAGCCAATTAAATCCAATTAA
- the LOC132853586 gene encoding carnitine O-palmitoyltransferase 2, mitochondrial-like, giving the protein MAYLLSCQLKTTLKPLTFRTAFVWCANHRPYSSRYEGSEYLHKSIVPTMHYQKSLPRLPVPKLEDTIQRYLAAQKPLLNPEQYSKTEKLAREFQNGVGKELHEELVALDKMNKHTSYISAPWFDMYLSARESVVLNFNPFMSFNPDPKPEYNDQLVRSANMVCSAVRFMKTLRAGLLEPEVFHLNPSKSNTDTFKKFIRWVPSSISWFGAYMVNAYPLDMSQYFRLFNSTRIPKPKRDELFTDQKGRHVLVMRRGNMYIFDALDKDGNMVKPAEILSHLKYILADATPAAAFPLGVLTSENRDVWAGLREKLLQAGNGEALGLVDNALFCMCLDEKEMHDHIQISHNMLHGDGCNRWYDKSFSIILTKDGQAAINFEHSWGDGVAVLRFQNEVFKDTTETPLISPGTQPAAVDSASAVRRLEFKLNPELEQGIRKAKQNFQDAVSKLTIDAMEFKQGGKEQLKKKQLSPDAIAQLAFQMGFLRQYGQTVATYESCSTAAFKHGRTETIRPANTHTQRCAQAFVQQPGQQSVEQLTGLLHACSKYHGQLTKEAAMGQGFDRHLFALRYLANSKGMPMPSLYQDPAYAAINHNILSTSTLTSPAVNLGGFAPVVPDGFGVGYGVHDDWIGCNVSSYPARNVHEFLRCVHKSLEDIFTVLEGKMIKSS; this is encoded by the exons ATGGCATATCTTCTCTCTTGTCAACTAAAGACAACACTGAAGCCTTTGACATTCAGGACTGCTTTTGTATGGTGTGCAAATCATCGACCATACAGCAGTAGATATGAAGGATCTGAATATTTGCACAAAAGTATTGTTCCTACTATGCACTACCAGAAAAGTTTACCGAG ATTGCCAGTTCCAAAGTTGGAGGACACGATACAGAGATATTTGGCAGCCCAGAAGCCCCTATTAAACCCGGAACAGTACAG TAAAACAGAGAAACTGGCTCGTGAATTCCAGAATGGTGTTGGCAAGGAGCTACACGAGGAGCTTGTGGCTCTGGACAAAATGAACAAGCACACCAGCTATATTTCAG ctCCATGGTTTGACATGTACCTCTCTGCTCGTGAATCTGTGGTCTTGAATTTTAATCCTTTCATGTCATTCAACCCTGACCCCAAACCTGAGTATAATGACCAGCTTGTTCGGTCTGCTAACATGGTTTGTTCTGCGGTTCGGTTTATGAAGACCCTGCGTGCCGGCCTCCTTGAGCCAGAGGTGTTTCACTTAAACCCCTCAAAGAGCAACACTGATACTTTTAAGAAGTTCATTCGATGGGTGCCGTCCTCCATCTCATGGTTTGGAGCCTACATGGTGAATGCCTATCCGCTGGATATGTCTCAGTACTTCCGTCTCTTCAATTCTACACGGATCCCCAAACCCAAGCGGGATGAGCTATTTACTGACCAGAAAGGTCGCCATGTGCTTGTCATGAGAAGaggaaatatgtatatatttgatGCGCTGGATAAGGATGGTAATATGGTGAAACCAGCAGAAATCCTGTCACACCTCAAATACATTCTTGCAGACGCAACACCAGCTGCTGCTTTTCCTCTAGGTGTTCTGACGAGCGAGAACAGGGATGTTTGGGCTGGACTAAGGGAAAAGCTTCTACAGGCAGGGAATGGCGAGGCTCTGGGTTTAGTGGATAATGCTCTGTTCTGCATGTGTCTTGATGAGAAGGAAATGCATGATCATATACAGATCTCCCACAATATGCTTCATGGGGACGGCTGTAACCGATGGTATGACAAGTCCTTTAGTATCATTTTAACCAAAGATGGACAAGCAGCCATCAATTTTGAGCACTCTTGGGGTGATGGTGTGGCTGTCCTACGTTTCCAAAATGAAGTCTTCAAAGACACCACAGAGACTCCACTGATCAGTCCTGGCACACAACCTGCTGCTGTAGATTCAGCTTCTGCTGTGCGGAGGCTAGAATTCAAGCTAAACCCTGAACTGGAGCAAGGAATAAGAAAAGCCAAACAGAACTTCCAGGATGCTGTCTCAAAGCTAACTATTGATGCTATGGAGTTTAAGCAAGGGGGAAAAGAGCAGCTGAAGAAGAAGCAGCTCAGCCCTGATGCCATTGCACAACTGGCTTTTCAGATGGGATTCCTGCGGCAGTACGGGCAGACCGTAGCTACTTACGAGTCCTGCAGTACGGCAGCTTTCAAACATGGCCGCACAGAGACCATCCGGCCtgccaatacacacacacagcgctgtGCCCAAGCCTTTGTTCAACAGCCTGGTCAGCAGAGTGTGGAGCAGCTCACAGGTCTACTGCATGCCTGCTCCAAATACCATGGGCAGCTCACAAAGGAGGCAGCCATGG GACAAGGTTTTGACCGGCATCTTTTTGCCTTGCGCTACCTGGCAAATTCTAAAGGAATGCCTATGCCAAGTCTGTACCAGGACCCAGCTTATGCGGCCATAAATCACAACATCCTGTCCACCAGCACACTCACTAGCCCCGCTGTCAATTTAGGTGGCTTTGCCCCAGTGGTCCCAGACGGTTTTGGAGTGGGCTACGGTGTCCATGATGACTGGATCGGTTGCAATGTTTCCAGctaccctgccaggaatgtccATGAATTTCTCAGATGTGTTCACAAGTCTCTGGAGGACATTTTTACTGTTCTTGAAGGAAAGATGATTAAATCCAGCTAA
- the magoh gene encoding protein mago nashi homolog produces the protein MSTNDFYLRYYVGHKGKFGHEFLEFEFRPDGKLRYANNSNYKNDVMIRKEAYVHKSVMEELKRIIDDSEITKEDDALWPPPDRVGRQELEIVIGDEHISFTTSKIGSLIDVNQSKDPEGLRVFYYLVQDLKCLVFSLIGLHFKIKPI, from the exons ATGTCTACGAACGACTTTTATTTAAGATATTACGTAGGACACAAAGGCAAATTTGGTCACGAGTTTCTGGAGTTTGAATTCAGGCCGGACG GAAAGCTAAGATACGCGAACAACAGCAACTACAAAAATGACGTCATGATCAGGAAAGAG GCATACGTTCACAAGAGCGTGATGGAGGAACTGAAGAGGATCATTGATGACAGTGAAATCACGAAAGAAGACGATGCCTTGTGGCCTCCTCCTGATAGGGTGGGCAGACAG gaACTGGAGATTGTCATCGGtgacgaacatatttcattCACAACTTCCAAAATTGGGTCTCTGATCGATGTCAACCAGTCTAA GGATCCAGAAGGCCTCCGTGTGTTCTACTACCTGGTACAGGATCTCAAGTGTCTCGTCTTCAGTCTCATCGGCCTCCACTTTAAAATCAAGCCGATCTAA
- the porcn gene encoding protein-serine O-palmitoleoyltransferase porcupine: MGALSRQQFFQELPLGCLLPTAQQGVLQVWQLLLMCLACRLLWRIGHLPGYLKHLSTIACGFYTLYMFFGLHMVWVVLLSLLCYLILFLCRHSSTCGPFLSITVLIYLLLGELHMMDTNSWHKMRGSQIVVAMKAISLAFDLDKGTVENVPSPMEFMGYIYFVGTVIFGPWISFSSYREAVEGKELSVSWLVKVISSWIKSQLCLVISNCVAPYLFPYFIPVFGDKLLKTNKRRKNRGFIARWLMGYEHSMGFHFSNYFVSYLSETTTTLSGAGFTEEKDHLKWDLKMVNPLNVELPRSMSEAVISWNRPMSQWLNIYVFKKAFKFGTFQAILITYTTSTLLHGLSFHIVAVLFTLAFMTYIEYELRKRLSIIFNACVLSKRCPSDCKHQNKKALWVYLINGVFSALAVLHLTYLASVFGSSADNIDSDEDGMSIQTMHKWNELSWTSHWLTFGLWVVYRIIM; encoded by the exons ATGGGGGCTCTCAGCCGGCAGCAATTCTTTCAGGAGCTTCCTTTGGGCTGTTTGCTTCCAACTGCTCAACAGGGTGTGCTGCAAGTGTGGCAGCTGCTGCTCATGTGTTTAGCATGCAGACTTCTGTGGAGAATTG GTCACCTGCCTGGATACTTAAAGCACCTCAGCACAATTGCATGTGGATTTTACACCCTCTACATGTTCTTTGGGTTGCACATGGTGTGGGTAGTGCTGCTCAGTCTTCTCTGCTACCTCATCCTCTTCTTGTGCCGCCACTCCAGCACTTGTGGCCCTTTCCTTTCTATCACAGTCCTCATCTACCTCCTGTTGGG AGAGCTGCATATGATGGACACAAACAGCTGGCACAAAATGAGAG GTTCTCAGATAGTAGTTGCTATGAAAGCGATCTCTCTTGCCTTTGACTTGGACAAAGGCACAGTGGAAAATGTCCCCTCTCCAATGGAGTTTATGGGCTATATTTACTTTGTGGGCACTGTCATATTTGGACCCTGGATCAGCTTCAGCAGCTACAGGGAGGCAGTAGAAGGCAAAGAGCTT AGTGTCTCCTGGTTGGTGAAGGTAATCAGCAGCTGGATCAAGAGCCAGTTGTGCCTGGTGATCTCCAACTGTGTAGCTCCTTATCTCTTTCCCTACTTCATCCCTGTCTTTGGGGACAAACTACTAAAAAC TAACAAGAGGCGAAAGAACAG AGGATTTATTGCAAG GTGGCTGATGGGCTATGAACACAGCATGGGCTTCCATTTTAGTAACTATTTTGTAAGCTATTTGAGTGAAACCACAACCACACTGTCAGGTGCAGGCTTCACAGAAGAGAAGGACCATCTCAAGTG GGACCTTAAAATGGTTAACCCACTAAATGTTGAGCTTCCCAGGTCTATGTCAGAGGCTGTTATTTCCTGGAACCGCCCCATGTCTCAGTGGCTCAATATTT ATGTATTCAAGAAGGCTTTCAAATTCGGGACATTTCAGGCCATCCTCATTACTTACACAACCAGCACTTTGCTGCAT GGATTAAGCTTTCATATTGTAGCTGTGTTATTCACCCTCGCCTTCATGACATATATTGAGTATG AGTTAAGGAAAAGACTGTCCATCATCTTTAATGCATGTGTCCTTTCTAAGAGATGTCCTTCAGACTGCAAACACCAAAACAAGAAG GCACTTTGGGTTTATCTTATCAATGGAGTGTTTAGTGCACTAGCGGTGCTGCACCTTACCTACCTGGCATCGGTCTTTGGCTCCAGCGCTGATAATATAGACTCAGATGAG GATGGTATGTCCATTCAGACTATGCATAAATGGAATGAACTGAGCTGGACAAGTCACTGGCTGACCTTTGGCCTTTGGGTTGTATACCGCATTATTATGTAA
- the spryd4 gene encoding SPRY domain-containing protein 4 has product MWNKMALSSRLFLCGRFGRIADAALLINKQPTVPLSCRCYVAFSQKNQLQFKLDERTAHSSLDLFKKDSGVIYRILGLDPSQVQDSPLRFRDWAVVFADSHIDSGSHYWEVTVKKSQEFRVGVAEVAMSRDECIGTNSSSWVFSYMHSKWYAMTTNKQVPVSLVGKPDRVGLLLDFEAGKLSLVDPQIAKVVHSIKTHFPLPICPAFALWDGEILTHSGLEVPSQLK; this is encoded by the exons ATGTGGAACAAGATGGCGTTGTCATCGCGTTTGTTTTTGTGCGGGCGCTTTGGTCGGATCGCAGACGCTGCCTTGCTCATTAATAAACAACCGACAGTTCCGCTTTCTTGCAGATGTTATGTTGCCTTTAGTCAAAAAAATC AGTTGCAGTTCAAACTGGACGAGCGTACGGCTCACAGCAGCCTTGATCTCTTCAAGAAAGACAGTGGTGTGATTTACAGAATTCTGGGTCTAGATCCAAGTCAAGTCCAGGATTCCCCTCTGCGATTTCGGGACTGGGCCGTCGTGTTTGCTGATAGTCATATTGACTCTGGAAGCCACTACTGGGAAGTCACGGTTAAAAAGTCACAGGAGTTTCGGGTTGGTGTTGCAGAAGTGGCTATGTCTCGTGATGAGTGTATAGGTACAAACTCCTCTTCGTGGGTCTTCTCATACATGCACAGTAAGTGGTATGCCATGACCACTAACAAGCAGGTGCCTGTGTCACTTGTGGGGAAGCCGGATCGAGTGGGGCTGCTCTTGGACTTTGAGGCTGGTAAGCTCAGTTTAGTAGATCCTCAGATTGCAAAGGTGGTGCACTCGATAAAGACTCATTTCCCCTTGCCGATCTGCCCAGCTTTTGCACTGTGGGATGGTGaaattctcacacactctgggTTGGAGGTGCCATCACAGCTTAAATAG